Proteins from a single region of Nomia melanderi isolate GNS246 chromosome 9, iyNomMela1, whole genome shotgun sequence:
- the LOC116432793 gene encoding uncharacterized protein LOC116432793: MGLAEREAEMQELETPRSGRSRDLFGVQLEVTSLLLEGERRKLAVLQRELQVALAEGGSVKVKEKQKLELLHAISKIQGQHEQLDKEYRIHAAGVLLCNSRGSGKVSVLSLFFRLVP, from the exons ATGGGACTGGCCGAGAGAGAAGCAGAAATGCAGGAGCTAGAGACACCACGATCCGGTAGATCGCGAGATCTCTTCGGCGTGCAACTCGAG GTCACCTCTTTGCTTTTGGAAGGGGAGCGCCGGAAACTGGCAGTTCTTCAAAGGGAATTGCAAGTTGCACTCGCCGAAGGGGGGAGCGTGAAGGTTAAGGAGAAACAAAAGCTGGAGTTGCTGCATGCTATATC GAAGATCCAAGGACAGCATGAGCAACTCGACAAGGAGTACAGGATCCACGCCGCCGGTGTTCTCCTGTGCAATTCAAGGGGCTCCGGGAAGGTAAGCGTTTTGTCATTATTCTTTCGCCTCGTTCCGTGA